From one Mycolicibacterium sp. HK-90 genomic stretch:
- the dapE gene encoding succinyl-diaminopimelate desuccinylase: protein MGLDLRADPIALTAALADIPSESRHEERIADEIEAALKAQAPHFEVIRNGDAVLARTNLGRPSRVMLAGHIDTVPAAENLPSRIENGEIWGCGTSDMKSGDAVFLHLAATIAEPSHDLTLVMYDCEEIESSANGLGRIERELPDWLQADVAILGEPSGGFIEAGCQGTIRVVVSAAGTRAHSARSWLGDNAIHKLGAVLDRLSSYQPRNVDIDGCVYREGLSAVRIDGGIAGNVIPDAASVTVNFRFAPDRSIEQAVAHVHEVFDGLDVTIVLTDAAAGALPGLAKPAAAALVAAAGGQVRAKYGWTDVSRFAALGIPAVNYGPGDPNLAHKVDERVEVAQITAVTEMLRRYLT, encoded by the coding sequence ATGGGGCTAGACCTGCGTGCCGATCCGATCGCGCTGACCGCCGCGTTGGCGGACATCCCCAGCGAATCGCGCCATGAGGAACGCATCGCCGACGAGATCGAAGCTGCGCTCAAGGCCCAGGCCCCGCACTTCGAGGTGATCCGCAACGGTGACGCGGTGCTGGCCCGGACCAACCTGGGCCGCCCGTCGCGGGTGATGCTGGCCGGTCACATCGACACCGTGCCCGCCGCCGAGAACCTGCCGAGCCGCATCGAGAACGGCGAGATCTGGGGCTGCGGCACCTCGGACATGAAGTCGGGCGACGCGGTGTTCCTCCACCTGGCCGCCACGATCGCCGAGCCGAGCCACGATCTCACACTGGTGATGTACGACTGCGAGGAGATCGAATCGAGCGCCAACGGCCTGGGCCGCATCGAGCGCGAGCTGCCCGATTGGCTGCAGGCCGATGTCGCGATCCTCGGCGAACCCTCCGGCGGATTCATCGAAGCCGGCTGTCAGGGAACCATCCGCGTCGTCGTCAGCGCCGCCGGCACCCGGGCTCATTCCGCACGATCCTGGCTGGGCGACAACGCTATTCACAAACTCGGCGCCGTGCTGGACCGGTTGAGCAGCTATCAGCCCCGCAACGTGGACATCGATGGCTGCGTGTACCGGGAAGGACTGTCGGCGGTCCGTATCGACGGCGGCATCGCCGGCAACGTCATCCCCGACGCCGCATCGGTGACCGTCAACTTCCGGTTCGCCCCCGACCGCAGCATCGAGCAGGCCGTCGCCCACGTGCACGAGGTGTTCGACGGCCTCGACGTCACCATCGTCCTGACCGACGCGGCCGCGGGTGCGCTGCCCGGGCTGGCCAAACCCGCCGCCGCGGCGCTGGTGGCCGCCGCCGGGGGACAGGTACGGGCCAAGTACGGCTGGACGGACGTGTCCCGGTTCGCGGCCCTGGGGATCCCGGCCGTCAACTACGGACCGGGCGACCCGAACCTGGCGCACAAGGTCGACGAGCGGGTCGAGGTCGCCCAGATCACCGCGGTCACCGAGATGTTGCGACGCTATCTGACATGA
- a CDS encoding type VII secretion target: MNQFIADTGALNGWQGVFDGVSSEVSSLKDSFAGPSNLSASHGAIGYPMQNAFDGVSAARDGALGATQVAAGKMAELLGQASQAYARGDVAAAEQLRAQADQLEGAGSPTAAPGGADAASAASGGAGQMVGQLGQLAGQMAQSITQPLQGLTQAMTQVPQQVMQGVQGIVESATQAAGGGADTAADAVGAGAEQVTKAGEHQGPADGRDDPRDTEKPEDDRERAAEDGADAEQLGNRASAEVAPEDHFGIGPVPTQVHNINPRRQ; this comes from the coding sequence ATGAACCAGTTCATCGCCGACACCGGCGCGTTGAACGGCTGGCAGGGGGTTTTCGACGGGGTCAGCAGTGAAGTCAGCAGCCTCAAGGATTCCTTCGCCGGCCCGTCGAACCTGTCCGCCAGCCACGGCGCCATCGGATACCCGATGCAGAACGCGTTCGACGGCGTTTCGGCGGCGCGTGACGGTGCCCTCGGTGCCACCCAGGTGGCCGCCGGCAAGATGGCCGAACTGCTCGGTCAGGCGTCGCAGGCCTATGCGCGCGGCGACGTCGCCGCAGCGGAGCAACTCAGGGCCCAGGCAGACCAGCTCGAAGGCGCCGGCTCACCGACGGCAGCCCCTGGTGGGGCCGATGCGGCGAGCGCGGCCAGTGGCGGGGCCGGCCAGATGGTGGGCCAGCTCGGCCAGCTGGCCGGGCAGATGGCGCAGTCGATCACCCAGCCCCTCCAAGGACTGACGCAAGCCATGACGCAGGTGCCACAGCAGGTCATGCAGGGCGTGCAGGGCATCGTGGAATCCGCGACGCAGGCGGCCGGCGGAGGAGCCGACACCGCGGCCGACGCTGTCGGGGCCGGGGCTGAGCAGGTCACCAAAGCCGGCGAGCATCAAGGTCCCGCGGACGGTCGTGATGATCCGCGCGATACCGAGAAGCCCGAGGACGACCGGGAGCGTGCGGCCGAGGACGGTGCGGACGCGGAGCAACTCGGCAACCGAGCCTCGGCCGAGGTGGCCCCGGAGGACCACTTCGGCATCGGCCCCGTGCCGACCCAGGTTCACAACATCAACCCGAGGCGGCAGTAG
- a CDS encoding ATP-binding protein, with translation MAVDWVIAPRDRVLDGLEAGLHDRCGAAILGPAGVGKTTLARTAADYLASDFRRVVWITGTESAAAVPFAAVAHLIDIPAGRTADVLRVARDALGCGLLLVVDDAHLLDRLSAALVHQLAVSGAAKLIVTASPEAPDYVAALWEDGLTNRVEMSPPGHDDARLADQVTTFLADLPDDAVAVLRQLAVHDPLPRSDLVALTGSGAVDSAQRCGVVRVEGDEVRCVHPLFLSAERAAVGGPGLRRLRNALVERLAAAPRPGVVDRLRIAVLALDSDVPLSADEGVDAAAEALRLGDLELSERLARAATASGSESGSEFRGRLTLAYALAWQGRGREADAVLAQIDPAGLAEDQLMAWALPQAANQFWMLSEPERATAFLRATRRRVSTPAAQTTLDALAATFAMNAGAPQRALGLAQEVLASPAADDTAIGWAGSTAALSCARVGRFDWVEAMAQRALAAGHPGLLRFTSGFGQTTALMMTGELDRAQDLSRTITDFTQLLQPGRAIGEVLMADVLLVGGQIDEAIALLRKATAALAPTGYSWGPLAWMLLAQALGQRGMPVEAGKALSRAESRHGLKSMLFAPELALARAWTCSARGDSVGAVTAARDAAKSAERGGQSAVMLRALHDGVRLGDVRAVDGLARVDLDCVFARVTSDHARALAGADPAALQAVSARYRELGMLAAADTAGRQLSLLGT, from the coding sequence ATGGCTGTCGACTGGGTGATCGCACCGCGTGACCGCGTGCTCGACGGCCTGGAGGCGGGCCTGCACGACCGGTGCGGCGCCGCGATACTCGGCCCCGCCGGCGTCGGCAAGACCACGCTGGCCCGCACCGCGGCCGACTACCTGGCCTCCGATTTCCGTCGGGTCGTGTGGATCACCGGCACCGAATCCGCTGCGGCGGTGCCCTTTGCGGCGGTGGCCCATCTGATCGACATTCCCGCGGGCAGGACCGCCGATGTGCTGCGGGTCGCGCGCGACGCGCTCGGATGCGGCCTGTTGCTGGTCGTCGATGACGCGCATCTGCTCGACCGGTTGTCGGCCGCCCTGGTCCACCAACTCGCCGTGAGCGGTGCGGCCAAGCTCATCGTCACCGCATCCCCCGAGGCACCCGACTACGTCGCGGCGCTGTGGGAGGACGGGCTGACGAACCGGGTGGAGATGTCACCGCCGGGCCACGACGATGCCCGACTGGCCGACCAGGTGACGACGTTCCTGGCCGACCTGCCCGACGACGCCGTCGCGGTACTGCGGCAACTGGCGGTCCACGATCCACTGCCCCGGTCCGACCTCGTGGCGTTGACCGGCTCCGGTGCCGTCGACTCCGCGCAGCGGTGTGGCGTGGTGCGCGTCGAGGGCGACGAGGTGCGTTGCGTACATCCGCTGTTTCTGAGCGCCGAGCGGGCCGCCGTCGGCGGGCCAGGTCTGCGCCGGCTGCGCAACGCGCTGGTCGAACGGCTGGCGGCGGCGCCGCGCCCCGGTGTCGTGGACCGGTTGCGGATCGCGGTGCTGGCCCTCGACAGCGACGTGCCCCTGTCCGCGGACGAGGGTGTCGACGCGGCTGCCGAGGCACTGCGACTGGGCGACCTCGAATTGAGTGAGCGGCTGGCCCGTGCCGCGACCGCTTCGGGCTCCGAGTCTGGTTCGGAATTCAGGGGACGGCTCACCCTGGCCTACGCGTTGGCGTGGCAGGGGCGCGGCCGCGAGGCCGACGCCGTGCTGGCCCAGATCGACCCGGCCGGTTTGGCCGAGGACCAGTTGATGGCGTGGGCGTTGCCGCAGGCGGCGAATCAGTTCTGGATGTTGTCCGAGCCCGAGCGGGCCACCGCGTTTCTGCGTGCCACCCGCCGCCGGGTGTCGACGCCTGCGGCGCAGACCACGCTTGACGCGCTCGCGGCGACCTTCGCGATGAATGCCGGTGCGCCCCAACGAGCTCTGGGTCTCGCACAGGAGGTTCTGGCCTCCCCCGCAGCCGATGACACAGCGATCGGCTGGGCGGGATCGACAGCCGCGCTGAGTTGCGCACGGGTCGGCCGGTTCGACTGGGTCGAGGCGATGGCCCAGCGCGCGCTTGCCGCCGGGCACCCCGGGCTGCTGCGGTTCACCAGCGGCTTCGGCCAGACCACGGCGCTGATGATGACGGGCGAACTCGACAGGGCTCAGGACCTGTCCCGGACCATCACCGATTTCACCCAGCTGCTACAGCCGGGCCGGGCCATCGGTGAGGTGCTGATGGCCGATGTGCTGCTGGTCGGCGGTCAAATCGATGAGGCGATTGCCTTGTTGCGCAAGGCAACTGCCGCATTGGCGCCGACCGGATATTCGTGGGGCCCGCTGGCCTGGATGTTGTTGGCGCAGGCGCTGGGTCAACGCGGGATGCCAGTGGAGGCGGGAAAGGCGCTGTCCCGCGCGGAATCCCGCCATGGCTTGAAGTCGATGCTGTTCGCGCCCGAGTTGGCCCTGGCCCGGGCCTGGACCTGCTCCGCCCGCGGCGATTCCGTGGGCGCGGTGACCGCGGCGCGCGACGCCGCCAAGAGTGCCGAGCGTGGCGGGCAATCCGCGGTGATGCTGCGGGCCCTGCACGATGGCGTGCGTCTGGGTGACGTCCGCGCCGTCGACGGGCTGGCGAGGGTCGATCTGGATTGCGTGTTCGCACGCGTGACGTCGGACCACGCTCGCGCTCTGGCCGGGGCGGACCCCGCAGCGCTGCAGGCCGTCTCGGCGCGGTATCGCGAGCTCGGGATGCTCGCTGCGGCCGATACCGCCGGCCGTCAGTTGTCACTGCTCGGCACCTAA
- the fadD6 gene encoding long-chain-acyl-CoA synthetase FadD6 has protein sequence MTEQKSGTRSSVGLLDLASQVPGLLMDAPVIVRGVLTGVMARPSAKTSIGKVFQERAAQHADRIFLKFGDERITYREANETVNRYAAVLAAKGVGHGDVVGVMLRNSPDAVLLMLAIVKCGAVAGMLNYHQRGKVLAHSIGLLDATAVVAETDLIDPIVECEAKANGLITVEELRRLAATAPTTNPASASAVLAKDKAFYIFTSGTTGMPKASVMTHYRWLRALAGFGGLGLRLHSDDTLYCCLPLYHNNALTVSVGSALNSGAALALGKSFSASRFWDDVIGYGATAFVYIGEICGYLLNQPPKPTDRAHKVRVIVGNGLRPAIWDEFTQRFGIPRVCEFYAASEGNTAFVNVFNVSKSTGICPSPVAFVEYDADSGEPARGADGRLRKVKRGQPGLMLSKINALQPFDGYTDKAASEKKLVRDAFKDGDVWFNTGDLMRSQGLGHAAFADRLGDTFRWKGENVATTEVEAALAGNPAIEECTVFGVEVPGAGGRAGMAAVQLKADQEFDGKAIADAFYGHLPAYAVPLFVRVVTELAHTSTFKSQKVDLRKQGYGSDVSDPLYVLAGRDEGYVPFYPEYADEVAAGKRPK, from the coding sequence ATGACCGAACAGAAATCGGGCACCAGGAGCAGCGTCGGCCTACTCGACCTCGCCAGCCAGGTACCCGGTCTCCTGATGGATGCGCCGGTCATCGTGCGGGGAGTGCTGACCGGTGTGATGGCCCGGCCCAGCGCGAAGACCTCGATCGGCAAGGTGTTCCAGGAACGGGCCGCACAGCACGCCGACCGGATTTTCCTCAAGTTCGGTGACGAGCGGATCACCTACCGCGAGGCCAACGAGACCGTCAACCGTTACGCGGCCGTCCTGGCCGCCAAGGGCGTCGGCCATGGCGACGTCGTCGGGGTGATGCTGCGCAATTCGCCCGACGCCGTGTTGCTGATGCTGGCGATCGTCAAGTGCGGCGCCGTCGCCGGCATGCTGAACTATCACCAGCGCGGCAAGGTGCTGGCCCACAGCATCGGGTTGCTCGACGCCACCGCGGTGGTCGCCGAGACCGACCTGATCGATCCCATCGTCGAATGCGAGGCGAAGGCCAACGGCCTGATCACGGTCGAGGAGCTGCGCCGGCTCGCGGCCACCGCGCCGACCACCAACCCGGCCAGCGCATCGGCCGTACTGGCCAAGGACAAGGCCTTCTACATCTTCACCTCGGGTACCACCGGCATGCCCAAGGCCAGCGTCATGACGCACTACCGCTGGCTGCGCGCGCTGGCCGGATTCGGCGGCCTCGGGCTGCGGCTGCACAGCGACGACACCCTGTACTGCTGCCTGCCGCTGTACCACAACAACGCGCTGACGGTCTCCGTCGGTTCGGCGCTGAACTCGGGTGCGGCCCTGGCCCTGGGCAAGTCGTTCTCGGCCTCGCGATTCTGGGACGACGTCATCGGCTACGGCGCCACCGCGTTCGTCTACATCGGCGAGATCTGCGGATACCTGCTCAACCAGCCGCCCAAGCCCACCGATCGCGCCCACAAGGTCCGCGTCATCGTCGGCAATGGGTTGCGCCCGGCGATCTGGGACGAGTTCACCCAGCGGTTCGGCATCCCGCGGGTGTGCGAGTTCTACGCCGCCAGCGAAGGCAACACCGCCTTCGTCAACGTCTTCAACGTCTCGAAGTCCACCGGCATCTGCCCGAGCCCGGTCGCGTTCGTCGAATACGACGCGGACAGCGGCGAACCCGCGCGTGGCGCCGACGGCCGGCTGCGCAAGGTCAAGCGTGGCCAGCCGGGCCTCATGCTGTCCAAGATCAACGCGCTGCAGCCGTTCGACGGCTACACCGACAAGGCCGCCAGCGAGAAGAAGCTGGTGCGCGACGCGTTCAAGGACGGCGACGTCTGGTTCAACACCGGCGACCTGATGCGCTCGCAGGGCCTGGGTCACGCGGCGTTCGCCGACCGCCTCGGCGACACCTTCCGCTGGAAGGGCGAGAACGTGGCCACCACCGAGGTCGAGGCTGCGCTCGCCGGAAACCCGGCCATCGAGGAGTGCACGGTGTTCGGTGTCGAGGTGCCCGGAGCCGGGGGCCGGGCCGGAATGGCCGCCGTCCAGCTCAAGGCCGACCAGGAATTCGACGGCAAGGCCATCGCCGATGCGTTCTACGGTCACCTGCCGGCCTACGCCGTGCCGCTGTTCGTCCGGGTCGTCACCGAACTGGCGCACACCTCGACGTTCAAGAGCCAGAAGGTCGATCTACGCAAGCAGGGCTACGGGTCGGACGTGTCAGACCCGCTCTACGTGCTGGCCGGCCGGGACGAGGGGTACGTGCCGTTCTATCCCGAATACGCCGACGAAGTGGCGGCCGGGAAGCGGCCCAAGTAG
- a CDS encoding STAS domain-containing protein: MESNQQDHELHWTARNTPEGRIVQAFGQVDAHNEAGWQRMLAESVAATPPASVLVVDCGALDFMSCGALVALAKQSVDCRQQGITVRLAIGLRSIRRIIAECGLDDAISAYPDLDSALGGSNPP, from the coding sequence GTGGAATCGAACCAGCAAGATCACGAGCTGCACTGGACGGCTCGCAACACCCCCGAGGGCCGCATCGTGCAGGCCTTCGGACAGGTCGATGCCCACAACGAAGCCGGCTGGCAACGCATGCTCGCCGAATCGGTCGCCGCCACCCCGCCCGCGTCGGTCCTCGTCGTCGACTGCGGAGCGCTGGATTTCATGAGCTGCGGGGCGTTGGTGGCCCTGGCCAAGCAGTCCGTCGACTGCCGCCAGCAAGGCATCACGGTGCGGTTGGCCATCGGCCTTCGCAGCATCCGGCGGATCATCGCCGAATGCGGGCTGGACGACGCGATCTCGGCATACCCGGACCTCGATTCCGCATTGGGCGGCTCCAACCCGCCATAG
- a CDS encoding TetR/AcrR family transcriptional regulator, whose amino-acid sequence MTDDVEQPTRLSREYILDTAIELIDRDGLAKLTMRRLGAACGVEAMALYRYVHSRGDLLTGVVNHIVDRLYADQLAARRQEDGWQDFLLRLGHGVRQIAIEHPEVFPLVATEAPEAPWVRPPLRSLRWMETFLETLISYGFSDEAAVAAYRTYTTFLVGQLLLEVSARGVQLSPDETVLDDEPRPDTSLADYPNLLRLQPLLTEDHSIDEFEDALEALLDRIETWLNGR is encoded by the coding sequence TTGACTGACGATGTCGAGCAACCGACACGGTTGAGCCGCGAGTACATCCTGGACACCGCGATCGAGCTGATCGACCGCGACGGCCTGGCCAAGCTGACCATGCGACGCCTGGGCGCCGCGTGTGGTGTCGAGGCGATGGCCCTGTACCGGTATGTGCACAGTCGCGGTGATCTGCTGACCGGGGTCGTCAACCACATCGTGGACCGGCTCTACGCCGATCAGCTCGCCGCACGCCGCCAGGAGGACGGCTGGCAGGACTTCCTGCTGCGCCTGGGGCATGGCGTGCGCCAGATCGCGATCGAACATCCCGAGGTGTTCCCGCTGGTGGCGACCGAGGCGCCGGAAGCCCCGTGGGTGCGGCCGCCGCTGCGCAGCCTGCGCTGGATGGAGACGTTTCTGGAGACGCTGATCTCGTACGGGTTCAGCGATGAAGCGGCGGTGGCCGCGTACCGGACGTACACGACGTTTCTGGTCGGCCAGTTGCTTCTGGAGGTGTCCGCCCGCGGCGTGCAGCTGAGCCCGGACGAGACGGTTCTGGACGACGAGCCGCGGCCCGACACGTCGCTGGCCGACTACCCGAACCTGCTGCGGCTGCAGCCGCTGCTGACCGAAGACCACAGCATCGACGAGTTCGAGGACGCGTTGGAGGCCCTGCTCGACCGCATCGAAACCTGGCTCAACGGTCGTTGA
- a CDS encoding RNA-binding S4 domain-containing protein: MSSVRVDSWIWAVRITKTRSAAAAACRGGHVRVNNVPAKPAQHVSPGDEVRVRLDGRERIVEVIRPIAKRVGAAIASECLIDRSPPPPPKEMVAAVPVRDRGAGRPTKRERRQLDRLRQTF, encoded by the coding sequence ATGAGCAGCGTCCGGGTCGACAGCTGGATCTGGGCCGTGCGCATCACGAAGACCCGGTCGGCCGCTGCTGCCGCCTGCCGCGGTGGCCACGTCCGGGTCAACAACGTGCCGGCCAAGCCCGCGCAGCACGTCAGCCCGGGCGACGAAGTCCGGGTCCGGTTGGACGGGCGCGAACGCATCGTGGAGGTGATCCGGCCGATCGCCAAGCGCGTCGGTGCCGCGATCGCATCGGAGTGCCTGATCGACCGCAGTCCGCCACCGCCGCCCAAGGAGATGGTTGCGGCCGTGCCCGTCCGCGATCGGGGTGCCGGTCGCCCGACGAAACGTGAACGGCGCCAATTGGATCGGCTACGCCAGACGTTCTGA
- a CDS encoding ABC-F family ATP-binding cassette domain-containing protein, which produces MSIVCSHLSFAWPDDVELFSDLSFSVGPGRTGLVAPNGAGKSTLLKLIAGEYRPSAGSVTVDGSVGYLPQTLPFTADLTVAAVLGIAPVLDALAALADGDAGEEVFTTIGDDWDIEERSRAQLDRLGLGDLALDRRLGTLSGGEVVSLGLAGQLLKRPSVLLLDEPTNNLDNAARHRLYDALDNYSGCLLVVSHDRVLLDRMDQIAELYRGEMIFYGGNFTAYQETVEAGQKVAEGNIRNAEQQLKREKRQMQEARERAARRSATAARNLKDAGLPKIVAGKLKRDAQESAARADDVHARRVDDARTKLDEAERALRDDKVIALDLPDTVVPAGRTVFTGEGLQVSRGGRKLFADNGIDLSIRGPERIALTGPNGAGKSTLLRIIDGTLEPEAGTVQRVDGRIASLSQRLDLLDEARTVAESLAAAAPSLSHTRRMHLLAQFLFRGDRIHLPVAALSGGERLRATLACVLYAEPAPQLLLLDEPTNNLDLVSVGQLESALNAYRGAFVVVSHDERFLQAIGIDRWLRLDGGELSATAASG; this is translated from the coding sequence ATGTCTATTGTCTGTTCCCATTTGTCGTTCGCCTGGCCCGATGACGTCGAGCTGTTCTCAGACCTGTCGTTCTCCGTCGGCCCCGGCCGGACCGGGCTGGTCGCGCCCAATGGCGCCGGGAAGAGCACGCTGCTCAAACTGATCGCCGGCGAGTACCGACCCTCGGCAGGCTCGGTGACGGTCGACGGCAGCGTCGGCTACCTGCCCCAAACCTTGCCGTTCACCGCCGATCTCACCGTCGCCGCGGTGCTGGGCATCGCTCCGGTGCTCGACGCGCTGGCGGCCCTGGCCGACGGTGACGCCGGCGAGGAGGTGTTCACCACGATCGGCGATGACTGGGATATCGAGGAGCGCTCCCGCGCCCAGCTGGACCGGCTCGGTCTCGGGGACCTGGCGCTGGACCGTCGGCTCGGCACCCTGTCCGGCGGAGAGGTGGTGTCGCTCGGGTTGGCCGGCCAACTGCTCAAGCGCCCGAGCGTGCTGCTGCTCGACGAGCCCACCAACAACCTGGACAACGCTGCCCGGCACCGCCTGTACGACGCGCTGGACAACTACTCCGGGTGCCTGCTGGTGGTCAGCCATGACCGGGTGCTGCTGGACCGGATGGATCAGATCGCCGAGCTGTACCGCGGCGAAATGATCTTCTACGGGGGCAATTTCACGGCGTATCAGGAGACCGTCGAGGCGGGTCAGAAGGTCGCCGAGGGCAACATCCGCAATGCCGAACAGCAGCTCAAGCGCGAGAAGCGGCAGATGCAGGAGGCCCGGGAACGGGCGGCTCGCCGTTCGGCCACCGCGGCCCGAAACCTGAAGGACGCGGGCCTGCCGAAGATTGTGGCGGGCAAGCTCAAACGCGATGCGCAGGAATCGGCGGCCCGCGCCGACGATGTGCACGCCCGCCGGGTCGACGATGCACGCACGAAGCTCGACGAAGCCGAACGAGCCTTGCGCGATGACAAGGTGATTGCGCTGGACCTCCCCGACACCGTGGTGCCCGCCGGGCGCACGGTGTTCACCGGAGAAGGCTTGCAGGTCAGTCGCGGTGGACGGAAACTGTTCGCCGACAACGGGATCGACCTCTCCATCCGCGGGCCCGAGCGGATCGCCCTGACCGGTCCGAACGGGGCGGGCAAGTCGACGCTGCTGCGGATCATCGACGGCACACTGGAACCCGAGGCAGGGACGGTCCAGCGGGTCGACGGGCGCATCGCCTCGTTGTCGCAACGGCTCGACCTGCTCGATGAGGCCCGGACGGTGGCCGAGAGCCTGGCCGCCGCGGCACCCAGCCTGTCGCACACCCGGCGCATGCATCTGTTGGCGCAGTTCCTGTTTCGCGGGGACCGGATCCACCTGCCGGTGGCGGCGTTGTCCGGGGGCGAGCGGCTACGCGCGACGCTGGCGTGCGTGCTCTACGCCGAACCCGCTCCCCAGCTGCTGCTTCTGGACGAACCCACCAACAACCTCGACCTGGTCAGCGTGGGACAACTGGAATCCGCCCTCAACGCCTACCGGGGAGCTTTCGTGGTGGTCAGCCACGACGAACGGTTCCTGCAGGCGATCGGCATCGACCGCTGGCTGCGGCTCGACGGCGGGGAGCTGAGCGCTACTGCCGCCTCGGGTTGA
- the folP gene encoding dihydropteroate synthase: protein MAIVNRTPDSFYDRGATFSDDAAKSAAARVIDEGADVIDVGGVKAGPGSTVDADEEIARVVPFIEWLRSTYPDQLISVDTWRAAVAKQACAAGADLINDTWAGADPALPEVAAEFGAGLVCSHTGGAVPRTRPFRVNYGITERGVVDDVIAEVTAAAERAVATGVPADRILIDPTHDFGKNTHHGLSLLRHVKDLVKTGWPVLMALSNKDFVGETLGVELTERLEGTLAATALAAADGAAMFRVHEVGPTRRVLEMVASIQGVRAPARTVRGLA, encoded by the coding sequence ATGGCCATCGTCAACCGCACCCCGGACTCGTTCTACGACCGCGGCGCCACCTTCAGCGACGACGCCGCCAAATCCGCGGCGGCCCGGGTGATCGACGAGGGCGCCGACGTGATCGACGTCGGTGGGGTCAAGGCGGGTCCGGGCAGCACGGTCGACGCCGACGAGGAGATCGCCCGCGTCGTGCCGTTCATCGAATGGCTGCGCAGCACCTATCCCGATCAACTGATCAGCGTCGACACCTGGCGCGCCGCGGTGGCCAAACAGGCCTGCGCGGCCGGGGCCGACCTGATCAACGACACCTGGGCGGGCGCCGATCCGGCGCTGCCCGAAGTCGCGGCCGAATTCGGCGCCGGCCTGGTGTGCTCGCACACCGGGGGCGCGGTACCGCGCACCCGGCCGTTCCGCGTCAACTACGGGATCACCGAACGCGGCGTCGTCGACGACGTCATCGCCGAGGTGACCGCCGCTGCCGAACGCGCCGTGGCAACGGGTGTGCCCGCCGACCGGATCCTGATCGACCCGACCCACGATTTCGGCAAAAACACTCATCACGGTCTTAGTTTGTTGCGCCACGTAAAAGATCTTGTTAAGACCGGATGGCCGGTCCTGATGGCGCTGAGCAACAAGGATTTCGTCGGGGAGACTCTGGGTGTGGAGCTGACCGAACGCCTGGAGGGCACCCTGGCCGCGACTGCCTTGGCCGCCGCGGATGGAGCCGCCATGTTCCGGGTACACGAAGTCGGACCCACACGGCGCGTCCTGGAGATGGTCGCGTCGATCCAGGGAGTGCGGGCACCCGCACGAACAGTGAGGGGACTGGCATGA
- a CDS encoding TIGR00730 family Rossman fold protein yields the protein MSGETDRQWAVCVYCASGPTHPELLALASEVGVAIAKRGWTLVSGGGNVSAMGAVARAARSSNGRTVGVIPKALVHRELADVDAAELVVTDTMRERKKEMEDRSDAFIALPGGIGTLEEFFEAWTAGYLGMHEKPLVLLDPFGHYDGLLNWLRSLVDSGYVSSEALDRLVVVDEVTAALDVCAPMT from the coding sequence GTGTCCGGAGAAACTGACCGTCAGTGGGCGGTGTGTGTCTATTGCGCCTCGGGTCCCACCCATCCCGAGCTGCTGGCCCTGGCCAGTGAGGTCGGGGTGGCGATCGCCAAGCGCGGATGGACCCTGGTGTCCGGCGGCGGCAACGTCTCGGCGATGGGCGCGGTCGCCCGGGCGGCGCGCTCGAGCAACGGGCGCACGGTCGGTGTCATCCCGAAGGCGCTCGTCCACCGCGAGCTCGCCGACGTCGACGCCGCAGAACTGGTGGTCACCGACACCATGCGGGAACGCAAGAAGGAGATGGAGGACCGCTCCGACGCGTTCATCGCGCTGCCGGGCGGCATCGGCACCTTGGAGGAATTCTTCGAGGCCTGGACGGCGGGCTACCTGGGCATGCACGAGAAGCCACTGGTGCTGCTCGACCCGTTCGGCCACTATGACGGATTGTTGAACTGGCTGCGCAGCCTCGTCGATTCCGGCTACGTCAGCAGCGAGGCCCTGGACCGCTTGGTGGTCGTCGACGAGGTCACCGCCGCGCTCGACGTCTGCGCGCCGATGACGTAG